The genomic segment CAAAATATTTTGCTAGAAAAGCCAGCAAATTGGCGAAAAATCTGCAAAGTTATGTTAAAATAGATAAGGACAAAGAGCAGGATTAAATCGCTCTAGAGAATTAAGCTCAGCTTAGACATAGAGAAAGTTTAATTTTTCATTCTATTTAAAAACTGTTCATTGAATGGGACTACAACCCAAGAAAGAATTTGATATAAATCAGGGTTTTGCCATGCAAAACGTCGAAAGGAATATTTAAAAATGAAATCACATTTATTAGCAATTATGAATCGTTTAAATCGCTTGGTTGAAAGCGGAGATCCAAAAGAAACCTATAACTTTGAGCGTGAAGGCATTGTTATGGCAACCGTTAGCTATAATCCTGAAGAACAGGCTTTCTCTATTCGCTATCCTAAACAAAAAGATGCTTCTTTGTTTGACGATATTGACCTTGTTGCTATTGAAA from the Lactococcus allomyrinae genome contains:
- a CDS encoding YkuJ family protein, which codes for MKSHLLAIMNRLNRLVESGDPKETYNFEREGIVMATVSYNPEEQAFSIRYPKQKDASLFDDIDLVAIEIYDMIY